The following are encoded together in the candidate division KSB1 bacterium genome:
- a CDS encoding GNAT family N-acetyltransferase: MSMNLRPLHESDLEAALALWNRSAQFDQMTPELLDEKISADPDYDPNLVLLAEQDHRPVGLIMGVKRQAGREATGFIKLLAVDPGMRRRGVGRAMLQVIEQQLRAAGVQTIRVFDSNPNYLVPGIDPRYTETLVFFERQGYERFGDTANMEVDLTARSFDTKAEEERLCADGFEIRRALMADWDDVMALLSRHWPAWIPEVERALSNYPISLHLALHQKKVAAFSAHDGNNQNTGWFGPMGTDPDYRGRNLGGVLLRRCLADIKAQGHRRAIIPWVGPYAFYLHHAGAKITRVFWRYRKKF, from the coding sequence ATGTCCATGAACCTCCGGCCGCTGCACGAGTCTGACCTGGAAGCCGCGCTCGCCCTGTGGAACCGCAGCGCCCAGTTCGACCAGATGACACCCGAGTTGCTCGATGAAAAAATTTCCGCGGACCCGGACTATGACCCGAACCTGGTGTTGCTGGCCGAGCAGGACCACCGGCCGGTCGGCCTGATCATGGGCGTAAAGCGCCAGGCAGGCAGGGAGGCTACGGGCTTCATCAAGCTGCTGGCGGTCGACCCCGGCATGCGGCGGCGGGGGGTGGGCCGGGCGATGTTGCAGGTCATTGAACAACAACTGCGTGCCGCCGGAGTGCAGACTATTCGCGTGTTCGACAGCAATCCCAACTATCTTGTCCCCGGCATCGACCCGCGCTACACCGAAACCCTGGTCTTCTTCGAGCGCCAGGGCTATGAGCGCTTCGGCGACACGGCCAACATGGAAGTCGATTTGACCGCCCGCAGCTTCGATACCAAAGCCGAGGAGGAACGGTTGTGCGCCGACGGCTTCGAAATCCGCCGGGCGCTGATGGCCGATTGGGACGATGTCATGGCGCTGCTCTCCCGGCACTGGCCCGCGTGGATTCCCGAAGTGGAACGCGCGCTTTCCAACTATCCCATCAGCCTGCATCTCGCGCTGCATCAAAAGAAAGTCGCCGCCTTTTCCGCCCATGACGGCAACAACCAAAACACCGGCTGGTTCGGCCCGATGGGCACCGACCCGGATTATCGCGGCAGAAACCTGGGTGGCGTGCTGTTGCGGCGCTGCCTCGCCGATATCAAGGCGCAGGGGCATCGCCGCGCCATCATCCCATGGGTGGGGCCTTATGCTTTTTACCTGCACCATGCCGGTGCCAAGATCACCCGCGTGTTCTGGCGCTACCGCAAGAAATTCTAA
- a CDS encoding penicillin acylase family protein, with protein MPKILKTVLRVALFLFALLVVIAFFSRRLIDKSLPALAGTQGVAGLRHPVTVYRDGYGVPHLFAQNEEDLWRAAGYVTAQDRLWQMDLTRRTVRGTLAEIFGPEALPKDKFLRTWGFHHIARRLTQHISPQSRAALTAYAAGVNDFINSHRDRLPVEFSILGYKPQPWEIEDSIGLTRLMAFQLCYAWFCEAALGKIAEEFGDSLALELFPAVRENTPAILPASPGLATRVADFLELAQATRNQPGMPAGVLGSNSWVVGPQRSRSGKPILANDPHLGLALPSVWYEMHLSAGDFDVAGVTFPGAPGIVLGNNRAIAWGFTNGMVDDLDFYFEKLNPQNPEEYWNGQAWEKLIIRRERIPVKDADSVDFVVRATPRGPLVSEILSVVRFDTLALAIRWSGFENSDELRTILGFNRARSWSEFQAAARHFAAPCQNVVYADTAGNIGYWACGAVPIRRDGRGYLPYRGWEKAGDWIGTIPFEQMPHAFNPPQHFLATANNRMQDRNYPYYLSVGWEPSSRIERITELLEQHAQVDTAVFADMQQDQFSKHAQYVLPRLLALLADTAAGDSGGGFDAAPTGLEQNALLLLREWDYVERVESVAAAIFNVWSLEFLRATLRDELGDSLFQSYTQWSNLAVRSLEHFVSHPASPWFDDRRTERRETAREIARQSLHTALAFLEKHFGGIIGDWEWGRLHQLTLAHVFGQRRPLDYLFNVGPIPIGGSANTISKAEYHLSKPYAAVIGPSVRMIVDMAAPQVRLQVLPGGASGQPRSPHYQDQVKLWQQGRYKRILLDRTRLAQECRNVLVLQPAAADR; from the coding sequence ATGCCCAAGATTCTCAAGACGGTTCTGCGTGTGGCGCTTTTTCTGTTCGCCCTGCTGGTGGTGATCGCCTTTTTCAGCAGGCGGCTGATCGACAAATCCCTGCCGGCGCTCGCAGGCACCCAGGGCGTTGCCGGGTTGCGGCACCCCGTCACTGTTTACCGCGACGGCTACGGCGTCCCCCACCTCTTCGCGCAAAACGAGGAGGATTTGTGGCGCGCCGCCGGTTACGTCACGGCGCAGGATCGGCTGTGGCAAATGGATTTGACCCGCCGGACCGTGCGCGGCACGCTCGCAGAGATTTTCGGACCGGAGGCACTGCCCAAAGACAAGTTTCTCCGCACCTGGGGATTTCATCACATTGCCCGCCGCCTGACGCAACACATTTCACCGCAATCCCGCGCTGCACTCACGGCCTATGCCGCCGGCGTCAATGACTTCATCAACTCCCATCGTGACCGGCTGCCGGTGGAGTTCAGCATCCTGGGTTACAAACCCCAGCCCTGGGAAATCGAAGACAGCATCGGGCTGACCCGCCTCATGGCCTTTCAACTGTGCTACGCCTGGTTCTGTGAAGCCGCACTCGGCAAAATTGCGGAAGAGTTCGGCGATTCGCTGGCGCTCGAGCTGTTCCCCGCCGTGCGCGAGAATACGCCCGCCATCCTGCCGGCATCGCCGGGGCTGGCGACGCGCGTCGCGGATTTTCTGGAGCTGGCGCAGGCAACGCGCAATCAACCCGGCATGCCCGCCGGCGTGCTGGGCAGCAACAGTTGGGTCGTCGGGCCGCAGCGCAGCCGCAGCGGCAAACCGATTCTCGCCAATGATCCGCACCTGGGTCTGGCCCTGCCCTCGGTGTGGTATGAAATGCATCTGTCCGCCGGCGATTTTGATGTCGCTGGTGTGACCTTTCCGGGCGCGCCCGGCATCGTGCTGGGTAACAATCGTGCGATTGCCTGGGGCTTCACCAACGGCATGGTCGATGATCTCGATTTCTATTTCGAAAAGCTCAATCCGCAAAACCCCGAGGAATACTGGAACGGCCAGGCGTGGGAGAAGCTGATCATCCGGCGGGAACGCATCCCGGTGAAGGATGCCGATTCGGTGGACTTCGTGGTGCGGGCAACGCCGCGCGGTCCGCTGGTCAGCGAAATTCTCAGCGTGGTGCGTTTTGACACGCTGGCGCTCGCCATACGCTGGAGCGGCTTCGAAAATTCCGATGAATTGCGCACCATTCTCGGCTTCAATCGCGCGCGCTCCTGGAGTGAATTCCAGGCCGCGGCACGCCACTTTGCCGCGCCCTGTCAAAACGTGGTCTATGCCGACACCGCCGGCAACATCGGCTATTGGGCCTGTGGTGCGGTGCCCATCCGCCGCGACGGCAGGGGATACCTGCCCTATCGCGGCTGGGAAAAGGCGGGCGATTGGATTGGAACAATACCCTTCGAGCAGATGCCCCACGCCTTCAATCCGCCGCAACACTTTCTCGCCACTGCCAACAACCGCATGCAGGACCGGAACTATCCCTATTACCTCTCGGTCGGCTGGGAACCGTCCAGCCGCATCGAGCGCATCACCGAGCTGCTCGAGCAACACGCGCAAGTCGATACCGCCGTGTTTGCCGACATGCAGCAGGATCAGTTCTCAAAGCATGCGCAATACGTGCTGCCCAGGCTGCTGGCCCTGCTGGCGGACACGGCAGCAGGGGACTCCGGCGGCGGCTTCGACGCGGCGCCGACCGGCCTGGAGCAAAATGCCCTGCTGCTCCTGCGGGAATGGGACTACGTCGAACGCGTGGAAAGTGTGGCCGCGGCGATTTTCAACGTCTGGTCGCTGGAATTCCTGCGCGCCACCCTCCGCGATGAATTGGGCGACTCCCTGTTTCAGAGTTACACACAATGGTCGAACCTGGCGGTGCGCAGCCTCGAACACTTCGTGTCACACCCGGCCTCGCCCTGGTTCGATGACCGCAGAACGGAGCGGCGCGAGACCGCCCGGGAGATTGCGCGGCAGTCGCTGCATACGGCGCTGGCATTTCTGGAAAAGCATTTCGGCGGCATCATCGGTGATTGGGAATGGGGCCGGTTGCACCAGCTCACACTGGCTCACGTTTTCGGCCAGCGCCGGCCGCTGGATTATCTCTTCAACGTCGGCCCGATCCCGATCGGCGGCTCGGCAAACACCATCAGCAAGGCGGAATACCATCTTTCCAAACCTTATGCCGCCGTGATTGGGCCCTCGGTGCGCATGATCGTTGACATGGCGGCGCCCCAGGTGCGGCTGCAGGTCCTGCCCGGCGGCGCTTCGGGCCAGCCCCGCAGCCCGCATTATCAGGATCAAGTGAAACTGTGGCAGCAAGGCCGGTACAAACGCATCCTCCTCGATCGCACCCGGCTGGCGCAGGAATGCCGCAACGTCCTGGTGTTGCAGCCGGCCGCCGCGGACCGGTGA
- a CDS encoding MarC family protein yields the protein MLAFALNAFVAVLVITDPLGNVPIFASLLNDYRPEQRHAIIRRACLVGVLILTLFALMGGFILKMFGITIGAFRIAGGLILFGIAMNMLAAQKSRVHFTPSEQEEAHVKDDIAIVPLAIPLISGPGAIATVMTLTTQAQHFAHLAIIIAAILFAGTLSYVIYHYAGALLLKMGETGINLMTRLLGLILAVMAVQFVINGVKDSFPEIFGK from the coding sequence ATGCTGGCCTTTGCCCTCAATGCCTTCGTTGCCGTGCTGGTGATCACCGACCCGCTCGGCAACGTCCCGATTTTCGCGAGTCTGCTGAATGACTACCGCCCGGAGCAGCGGCATGCCATCATCCGCCGCGCCTGCCTGGTGGGCGTGTTGATTCTCACCCTCTTCGCGCTCATGGGCGGTTTTATTTTGAAAATGTTCGGCATCACCATCGGCGCGTTTCGCATCGCCGGCGGCCTGATTCTGTTCGGCATTGCGATGAACATGCTGGCAGCACAAAAATCGCGCGTGCACTTCACCCCCAGCGAGCAGGAGGAAGCGCATGTCAAGGATGACATCGCGATCGTGCCGCTCGCCATCCCGCTCATCAGCGGCCCGGGTGCCATCGCCACCGTGATGACGCTCACCACCCAGGCGCAGCATTTCGCCCACCTCGCCATCATCATCGCAGCCATCCTGTTTGCCGGCACACTGTCCTATGTGATCTATCACTATGCCGGTGCGCTGCTGCTCAAAATGGGCGAAACCGGCATCAACCTCATGACGCGGCTGCTCGGTTTGATCCTCGCGGTGATGGCGGTGCAATTCGTGATCAATGGCGTGAAAGATTCGTTCCCCGAGATATTTGGGAAGTAA
- a CDS encoding ATP-dependent Clp protease adaptor ClpS — MEVISPTRKHQQHAQAHPRLIPRYHVILLDDDEHTYDYVIEMLMQLFHYSREQAFLLACEVDAAGRVIVDTTTLERAELKRDQIHAYGADWRIPHCKGSMSACIEPCENECP, encoded by the coding sequence ATGGAAGTCATCAGCCCGACACGCAAACACCAACAACATGCGCAGGCACACCCCCGGCTCATCCCCCGCTATCATGTCATTCTGCTGGATGATGACGAACACACCTATGACTACGTCATCGAAATGCTGATGCAGCTTTTCCATTACAGCCGGGAGCAGGCCTTCCTGCTGGCATGCGAAGTCGATGCCGCCGGCCGTGTGATTGTTGACACCACCACCCTCGAGCGCGCCGAGCTCAAGCGCGATCAAATTCACGCCTATGGCGCCGACTGGCGCATTCCCCACTGCAAAGGCTCCATGAGCGCCTGCATTGAACCCTGTGAGAACGAATGTCCATGA
- a CDS encoding alpha/beta hydrolase encodes MPTSASSPTKLGSRWRRGLRRTLIALGLLVLVSVFLVIPYTLSWLLTHAKSRPLKYEVVATPQDYGVAYQTVKFHASDGTPLSAWWLPADSSPVVIIYCHGLFRSKLEMVERASAFRRHGYAGLVLDFRRHGDSGGALSSLGYLERLDVLGAVHFIRDSLRLAQPIVTFAVSMGTAAAMLAAAESPEITGLILDSSFLSFDNTIAHHARLFFGLPRFPIADAVILFTRWRIGFRSEAFDMRQALRQIGDRPLLFVAGSADDRMPLPVQQQLYAGAPSRHKKLVIVPGARHGAAYRTNPDLYQREVMEFLQVIVQDDKLLSAPAASSPPPAGNAPR; translated from the coding sequence ATGCCGACATCTGCCTCCTCCCCCACTAAACTCGGTTCGCGCTGGCGGCGCGGGTTGCGGCGCACATTGATCGCACTGGGTCTCCTCGTGCTGGTGTCGGTTTTCCTGGTGATCCCTTACACTTTGTCGTGGCTGCTCACCCATGCCAAATCCCGGCCGTTGAAATACGAGGTGGTGGCCACTCCCCAAGATTACGGCGTCGCGTATCAAACCGTGAAATTTCACGCCAGTGACGGCACGCCGCTGTCCGCCTGGTGGCTGCCGGCGGATTCTTCGCCGGTGGTGATCATCTATTGTCACGGCTTGTTTCGCTCGAAACTGGAAATGGTGGAACGCGCCAGCGCCTTCAGGCGACACGGGTATGCCGGACTGGTGCTGGACTTCCGGCGGCACGGCGACAGCGGCGGCGCATTGTCGAGCCTGGGCTACTTGGAGCGCCTGGACGTGTTGGGTGCGGTGCATTTCATTCGCGACAGTTTGCGGCTTGCGCAACCGATCGTCACCTTTGCCGTGTCGATGGGAACCGCGGCCGCCATGCTGGCCGCCGCCGAGTCCCCGGAAATCACCGGCCTGATTCTCGACAGCAGCTTTTTGTCGTTCGACAATACCATCGCCCATCATGCACGGTTGTTTTTCGGCTTGCCCCGCTTTCCGATTGCCGATGCCGTGATTCTGTTTACCCGCTGGCGGATTGGCTTCCGCAGCGAGGCCTTCGACATGCGCCAGGCACTCCGGCAGATCGGCGACCGGCCGCTGCTGTTTGTTGCCGGCAGCGCGGATGACCGCATGCCTCTGCCGGTGCAGCAGCAGCTCTACGCCGGCGCGCCGAGCCGGCACAAGAAGCTGGTCATCGTGCCTGGCGCACGCCACGGTGCGGCTTATCGCACAAACCCGGATTTGTATCAACGGGAAGTCATGGAATTCCTGCAGGTCATTGTTCAGGATGACAAGCTGCTGTCCGCGCCGGCAGCTTCCTCCCCTCCACCGGCGGGCAACGCACCGCGGTAA
- a CDS encoding DUF151 domain-containing protein, translating to MLISVRVDRVTLDTTANRFVVILKDDVHSRWLPIVVGSSEAQAIALQMENIIPPRPLTHDLMKSLLDSIEARVSRVVINDLRENTYYAIIGVKLNGQHVEVDARPSDAIALALRTQAPIFVSDEVMKKASVSDTDTERVEEQRPMDRMERLTEDLQKAIEDERYEDAARLRDEINALKKERRSER from the coding sequence ATGTTGATATCCGTTCGAGTTGACCGCGTGACGCTGGATACGACCGCCAATCGATTTGTCGTCATTCTCAAAGATGACGTGCACAGCCGTTGGCTGCCGATCGTGGTCGGCTCCTCGGAAGCCCAGGCGATTGCCCTGCAAATGGAAAACATCATTCCGCCGCGCCCGCTGACGCACGACCTGATGAAAAGCCTGCTGGATTCCATCGAGGCGCGCGTGTCGCGGGTGGTTATCAATGATCTGCGCGAAAACACCTACTACGCCATCATCGGCGTCAAACTCAACGGCCAGCACGTGGAGGTGGATGCCCGGCCCAGCGATGCCATCGCCCTGGCCCTGCGCACCCAGGCTCCCATCTTCGTCTCCGATGAAGTGATGAAAAAAGCCTCGGTCTCCGACACGGACACCGAGCGCGTCGAAGAACAGCGGCCGATGGATCGCATGGAACGGTTGACCGAAGATCTGCAAAAAGCGATCGAGGATGAACGCTATGAAGACGCCGCCCGCCTGCGCGACGAAATCAATGCCCTCAAAAAGGAACGCCGCAGCGAGCGGTAA
- a CDS encoding DUF1343 domain-containing protein: protein MHRHPRFGPLQSKLLPLLLPLLLQAQVKPGIEVLLTEQLDLIRGKRVGLITNPTGVTSQLVSTIDALNAQPGVTLVALFGPEHGVRGDIFAGEYVADTIDTRTGVPVYSLYGKNRAPTPEMLRNVDVLIYDIQDIGSRAYTYIYTMALAMQAAARQGIPFLVLDRPNPLGGELIEGPVLDENFKSFIGLYPIPYIYGLTVGELAQYFNQEFHFGTQLTVVPMRGWRRYMTFAETGLPWVPTSPHVPHAQTVYHIAATGCMGELSAVNEGVGYTLPFEVIGHTWIDGYKLAAALNAEKLPGVLFRPLHYRPYYFGHKDLPLSGVQLHIVAPQIFRPMLTQLYLLATLHKLYPEQNLFNPARVKSFDQAMGTDSVRLRLLRGDSPATIYLSWEPALKEYRARRARYLLYDAVPAENSGKAAPQNRGRGQRNKR, encoded by the coding sequence ATGCACCGCCATCCGCGCTTTGGCCCGTTGCAGTCGAAACTTCTGCCACTTCTCCTGCCCCTGCTTCTGCAGGCCCAGGTCAAACCGGGCATCGAAGTCTTGTTGACCGAACAGCTCGACCTGATCAGGGGCAAACGGGTGGGCTTGATCACCAACCCCACCGGGGTGACTTCACAACTCGTTTCGACCATCGATGCACTGAACGCACAACCGGGGGTGACGCTTGTCGCCCTGTTCGGGCCGGAACACGGCGTGCGCGGCGACATCTTCGCGGGTGAATATGTCGCCGACACCATCGACACCCGCACCGGTGTGCCGGTCTATTCGCTCTACGGCAAAAACCGCGCGCCAACCCCGGAGATGCTCAGAAATGTCGATGTGCTCATTTACGACATTCAGGACATCGGCTCGCGCGCCTACACCTACATCTACACCATGGCGCTCGCCATGCAGGCCGCAGCCAGGCAGGGCATTCCGTTCCTCGTGCTCGACCGCCCCAACCCGCTCGGCGGGGAACTGATCGAAGGCCCGGTTTTGGATGAAAATTTCAAATCCTTCATCGGCCTTTATCCGATTCCCTACATCTACGGCCTGACGGTTGGCGAGCTGGCGCAGTATTTCAATCAGGAGTTTCACTTCGGCACGCAACTCACGGTGGTGCCGATGCGCGGCTGGCGGCGGTACATGACCTTCGCAGAAACCGGGCTGCCCTGGGTGCCAACCTCGCCGCATGTGCCGCATGCACAAACAGTGTATCACATCGCCGCCACCGGCTGCATGGGGGAGTTGTCCGCCGTGAATGAAGGGGTCGGCTACACCCTGCCCTTCGAAGTGATTGGTCACACCTGGATCGACGGCTACAAACTGGCGGCTGCGTTGAACGCCGAGAAGCTGCCGGGCGTGCTCTTTCGGCCGTTGCATTACCGCCCCTATTATTTCGGCCATAAAGACCTGCCGCTCTCCGGTGTGCAGCTCCACATTGTGGCACCGCAAATCTTCCGGCCGATGCTGACCCAGCTCTACCTCCTGGCCACCCTGCACAAGCTGTATCCCGAGCAGAACCTCTTCAATCCCGCGCGCGTGAAAAGTTTCGATCAAGCCATGGGCACCGACTCGGTGCGGCTGCGCCTGCTGCGTGGTGATTCGCCCGCCACGATTTATCTCTCCTGGGAACCGGCGCTCAAGGAATATCGCGCCAGGCGCGCACGCTATTTGTTGTATGATGCCGTGCCGGCGGAAAACAGCGGCAAAGCCGCACCGCAAAACCGGGGCAGAGGACAGAGAAACAAACGCTGA
- a CDS encoding DPP IV N-terminal domain-containing protein yields MHAKRSVVWPVIILAVGLLPAVSPAQKQLTVETIFGSRELAGTLPSAVQWTPDGRAFTHLRRGEDGTLNLWRYSAASKQKSLLLDSKKVSVLAEERHEKRFVLGNYFWSPDGKSLLLPSNNDLYLYDLASGSTRRLTTDEAEERDPQFSPDSRQIAYLKNHNLMVQDLASGSVRQLTTAGEEHILVGRFDWVYEEEFSIRTGFFWSPDSRHLAYYQLDEREVNVFPLVDFIPVHNVDEPMRYPKAGDRNSLVKIGVVAADGSNGGTRWIDLGAETDIYIPRIKWLPGGRELAVLRLNRRQNHLEFLIADIATGNTRLLFEEKEDNGWIDIHDDWQFLAGGRQLLWLSWRDGWPHFYLYDMNGRVVRQLTRGAWGVTKLEGVDEKNKMVYFSATEKSHLESHLYRIKWDGTGLQRLTTREGWHVINLSPTAGYYLDHFSNVNTPTQVLLHKSDGSLVEVIEANEIPARRDYRFSPVEFGTLTTASNVTLHYWMIKPPDFDPSRKYPVLMYVYGGPGAQTVVNRWGGSRGYWHQMMAQLGYLVVSVDNRGTGGRGKHFMMQTYKNLGELETTDQIEAARYLAQQPYVDASRIGIWGWSYGGYMSAFCLLKGNEVFKAAVSVAPVTDWRNYDTIYTERYMLTPAQNPEGYERSAPLKYAGNLTGKLLLVHGANDDNVHLANTLQLAMALQDARKPFELMIYPRKDHGISGRDTQVHLYNLMTEFLRRNL; encoded by the coding sequence TTGCACGCGAAGCGAAGCGTCGTCTGGCCGGTGATCATCCTGGCTGTTGGTCTGTTGCCGGCCGTCAGTCCAGCACAAAAACAACTCACGGTGGAAACCATTTTCGGCAGTCGCGAGCTGGCGGGCACCCTGCCCAGCGCCGTGCAATGGACGCCGGATGGCAGGGCCTTCACCCATCTGCGGCGCGGCGAAGATGGCACGCTCAACCTCTGGCGCTATAGCGCCGCCAGCAAACAAAAAAGCCTCTTGCTCGATTCCAAAAAAGTGAGTGTGCTGGCGGAAGAGAGGCACGAGAAGCGCTTCGTGCTGGGCAATTACTTCTGGTCGCCGGACGGGAAGAGCCTCCTGCTGCCTTCGAACAATGATCTCTACCTTTACGACCTGGCGTCAGGCAGCACCCGGCGGCTCACCACCGACGAGGCAGAGGAGCGTGATCCGCAATTCTCGCCGGACAGCCGGCAGATAGCCTATCTCAAAAATCACAACCTGATGGTGCAGGATCTGGCCAGCGGCAGCGTGCGGCAGCTCACCACCGCGGGGGAGGAGCACATTCTCGTGGGCCGCTTCGACTGGGTCTATGAAGAAGAGTTCAGTATTCGCACCGGTTTTTTCTGGTCGCCGGACAGCCGTCATCTCGCCTACTACCAGCTCGACGAGCGCGAGGTCAACGTCTTCCCGCTGGTCGATTTCATTCCGGTGCACAACGTCGATGAACCGATGCGTTATCCCAAAGCGGGTGACCGGAATTCGCTGGTCAAAATCGGCGTGGTGGCGGCGGATGGCAGCAACGGCGGGACACGCTGGATCGACCTGGGCGCGGAAACGGACATCTACATCCCGCGCATCAAATGGCTGCCAGGCGGCAGGGAACTGGCGGTGTTGCGCCTGAATCGCCGGCAAAATCATCTGGAATTTTTGATTGCCGACATTGCGACCGGCAACACCCGGCTTTTGTTCGAAGAGAAGGAGGACAATGGCTGGATCGATATTCATGATGACTGGCAGTTTCTGGCCGGCGGCAGGCAATTGCTGTGGCTGTCGTGGCGCGACGGCTGGCCGCATTTTTATCTGTATGACATGAACGGCCGCGTGGTGCGCCAACTGACGCGCGGGGCATGGGGCGTCACCAAGCTTGAAGGCGTGGATGAAAAGAACAAGATGGTCTATTTCAGCGCCACGGAAAAGAGCCATCTGGAGTCCCATCTCTACCGCATCAAATGGGACGGCACCGGCCTGCAGCGACTTACCACTCGTGAGGGCTGGCATGTCATCAATCTGTCGCCCACGGCAGGCTACTATCTTGACCATTTTTCCAATGTCAACACGCCCACGCAGGTGCTGCTGCACAAAAGCGACGGCAGCCTGGTCGAGGTGATCGAAGCCAATGAGATTCCGGCACGGCGGGACTATCGCTTCTCGCCGGTCGAGTTCGGCACGCTCACCACTGCCTCCAACGTCACGCTGCATTACTGGATGATCAAGCCGCCGGATTTCGATCCCTCCCGCAAATATCCGGTGCTCATGTACGTCTATGGCGGCCCGGGCGCACAGACCGTGGTGAATCGCTGGGGCGGCAGCCGCGGCTACTGGCATCAAATGATGGCACAACTGGGCTACCTGGTGGTCTCGGTCGATAATCGCGGTACCGGCGGCCGCGGCAAGCACTTTATGATGCAAACCTACAAAAATCTCGGCGAGCTGGAGACCACCGATCAGATCGAAGCGGCCCGGTATTTGGCGCAACAGCCCTACGTCGATGCCAGCCGCATCGGCATTTGGGGCTGGAGCTATGGCGGCTACATGTCGGCCTTTTGCCTGCTGAAAGGCAACGAAGTGTTCAAGGCGGCGGTGAGCGTGGCTCCGGTCACCGACTGGCGCAACTACGACACGATCTACACCGAGCGTTACATGCTCACCCCGGCGCAGAATCCCGAAGGCTATGAACGCAGCGCGCCGCTAAAATATGCCGGCAATCTCACGGGCAAGTTGCTGCTGGTGCACGGCGCCAATGATGACAACGTTCATCTCGCCAATACCCTGCAACTGGCGATGGCCCTGCAGGACGCGCGCAAGCCGTTCGAGCTCATGATCTATCCGCGCAAAGATCACGGCATCAGCGGCCGCGACACCCAGGTGCATCTCTACAACCTGATGACGGAGTTTCTGCGCAGGAATCTCTGA
- a CDS encoding aminotransferase class I/II-fold pyridoxal phosphate-dependent enzyme, giving the protein MKPAVAHITESFTESVIREMTRLTLQYGGVNLSQGFPDFPAPAAVKEAAVAAIRADINQYAITWGAQRLREAIAAKAARYNHLQVEPAKNVTVTCGSTEAMIATLLALINPGDEVIIFEPFYENYGPDTLLAAARPRFVKLHPPDWHFDENELRQAFNRHTRAIIINTPNNPTGKVFSRQELECIASLCQTWEAFAITDEIYEHILFDGATHLSIASLEGMAGRTITINAISKTYSLTGWRVGWAIAPERQTTAIRKVHDFLTVGAAAPLQEAAAVALQLADDYYRNLAALYQQKRDRLLGILQAAGFDCWIPRGAYYIMADAGRLMQKTGHRNDNEFARWLIREIGVAAVPGSSFYQNPADGRSLLRFCFCKREETLAAAEERLRRLPA; this is encoded by the coding sequence ATGAAACCAGCGGTTGCGCACATCACGGAATCGTTCACCGAATCGGTAATTCGCGAAATGACGCGCCTGACGCTGCAGTACGGCGGGGTCAATCTTTCCCAGGGTTTCCCCGATTTTCCCGCACCCGCGGCGGTGAAAGAGGCTGCCGTCGCAGCCATTCGCGCGGACATCAATCAATACGCCATCACCTGGGGCGCCCAGCGGCTGCGCGAGGCCATCGCGGCGAAAGCCGCGCGCTACAACCACCTGCAGGTTGAGCCGGCCAAAAATGTGACTGTCACCTGCGGTTCGACGGAAGCCATGATCGCGACGCTGCTGGCCTTGATCAATCCGGGCGATGAAGTGATCATCTTCGAACCCTTCTATGAGAATTACGGCCCGGACACCCTGCTCGCGGCCGCACGGCCGCGCTTTGTCAAACTGCATCCGCCGGATTGGCACTTCGATGAGAACGAGCTGCGCCAGGCCTTCAACCGGCACACCCGCGCCATCATCATCAACACGCCCAACAATCCCACCGGCAAGGTTTTCTCGCGCCAGGAGCTGGAATGCATTGCCAGTCTTTGCCAAACCTGGGAGGCATTCGCCATCACCGATGAAATCTACGAACACATTCTGTTCGATGGCGCCACCCATCTCAGCATCGCCAGCCTGGAGGGCATGGCCGGGCGCACGATCACCATCAATGCCATTTCCAAAACCTACAGTTTGACCGGCTGGCGGGTGGGATGGGCGATTGCTCCGGAACGGCAGACCACTGCGATTCGCAAAGTGCATGACTTTCTCACCGTCGGTGCGGCGGCGCCCCTGCAGGAAGCTGCCGCGGTCGCGCTGCAACTCGCGGACGACTACTACCGCAACCTGGCGGCGCTGTATCAACAGAAACGTGACCGGTTGCTGGGCATTCTGCAGGCTGCCGGTTTCGACTGCTGGATTCCCCGGGGCGCCTATTACATCATGGCAGACGCCGGCAGGCTGATGCAAAAAACCGGTCACCGCAACGACAATGAATTCGCGCGCTGGTTGATTCGTGAGATCGGCGTGGCCGCGGTGCCGGGCTCGAGCTTCTATCAAAACCCGGCGGACGGCCGCTCGCTGCTGCGGTTTTGTTTCTGCAAAAGGGAGGAAACCCTGGCGGCTGCCGAAGAGCGTCTACGCCGGCTGCCTGCCTGA